A window of the Wolbachia endosymbiont (group A) of Pogonocherus hispidulus genome harbors these coding sequences:
- a CDS encoding ankyrin repeat domain-containing protein, which produces MKFSEEKRESFSKFFKEVSSNDINKRNEEGETILHQAVEISNYKTIRLLIKKGAEVNARDKNGYTPLHCAVFAKSLENVKVLLREGAEVNATQYVSGCTPLHSACKMGGVEIIKELVKAGAEVNQLNKYGATPMYYIWESEKYRLCDSKESEKASKFLREKGGVTKSRELTCYGIERLVGEIADMLNGSYLPELKIIEIEEIRKRDKSLIKKECQNLASKIISQVNEMIDEVVRRKA; this is translated from the coding sequence ATGAAGTTTAGCGAAGAAAAGAGAGAATCTTTTAGTAAGTTTTTTAAAGAAGTATCAAGTAACGATATTAATAAAAGAAATGAAGAAGGAGAGACGATCTTGCATCAAGCAGTAGAAATCTCCAATTACAAAACAATAAGGTTATTAATAAAAAAAGGGGCAGAGGTTAATGCAAGAGATAAAAATGGTTATACACCACTACACTGTGCAGTATTCGCAAAGAGTTTAGAAAATGTAAAAGTGCTGCTAAGGGAAGGAGCGGAAGTAAATGCCACTCAATATGTCAGTGGATGTACGCCACTCCACTCTGCGTGCAAAATGGGAGGAGTTGAAATAATAAAAGAGCTAGTGAAGGCCGGAGCTGAAGTTAATCAACTGAATAAATATGGTGCAACACCAATGTATTACATCTGGGAAAGTGAAAAGTATCGTCTATGTGATAGCAAAGAAAGTGAAAAGGCAAGTAAATTTTTGAGAGAAAAAGGAGGAGTAACAAAAAGTAGAGAACTGACGTGCTATGGAATAGAGAGGCTAGTGGGAGAAATAGCAGACATGTTGAATGGGAGTTATTTACCAGAGTTAAAAATAATAGAGATAGAAGAAATAAGGAAGAGAGACAAATCGCTAATAAAGAAAGAATGTCAAAATTTAGCAAGCAAGATAATCAGCCAAGTGAATGAAATGATAGATGAGGTGGTGAGAAGGAAAGCTTAA
- a CDS encoding DUF2924 domain-containing protein has translation MEEETEKKVMNLEKKALVELRRIWKKVYGEEAPRYSKKYLIPRLAYRIQEEAYGEMSRKGTKRLEYLADRLEKGKRISSDKLPVAGTELILERGEETHAVMVTDKGLIYREEFFTSLSAVAGKIMGMSYNGPLLFGLRDQKGRENV, from the coding sequence ATGGAGGAAGAAACAGAAAAGAAAGTAATGAATTTGGAGAAAAAAGCGTTGGTAGAGTTGAGAAGAATATGGAAGAAGGTATATGGGGAAGAGGCGCCTAGATACTCAAAGAAATATCTGATACCGAGACTAGCATATAGAATACAGGAGGAAGCGTATGGAGAAATGTCAAGAAAAGGAACAAAAAGACTAGAGTATCTAGCAGATCGGCTAGAGAAGGGAAAAAGAATAAGTAGTGACAAACTGCCAGTAGCAGGAACAGAGCTAATATTAGAGAGAGGGGAAGAAACGCATGCGGTAATGGTAACAGATAAGGGTTTAATCTACAGAGAAGAATTTTTTACGTCATTGTCAGCAGTAGCCGGAAAAATAATGGGAATGAGTTACAATGGGCCGCTCCTATTTGGTTTGCGTGATCAAAAGGGAAGGGAAAATGTGTAA
- a CDS encoding recombinase family protein, with protein sequence MCKEIRCAIYTRKSNEDGLEQKFNSLDAQRVACEKYIKSREGWVALAKRYDDGGFSGKNLERPAIKELFEDVKTGEVDCVVVYTLDRLSRETKDSIEVTSFFRRHRVNFVAVTQIFDNNTPMGKFVQTVLSGAAQLEREMIVERVKNKIATSKEQGLWMGGTLPLGYDVKDKELIINEKEAKVVRYIFERYLELKSMAELARELNREGYRTKSDIFKKAMVRRIITNPIYMGKIRHYEKQYEGKHEAIIKEEKWQKAQELIKNQPYRKVKYEEALLKGIIKCKGCDVNMTLTYAKKENKRYRYYICNNRLGGKGCASVSRSIVAGEIEKEAMKKAEDLYEKWGEKAEEWKNLSFGKQKEVVKKLIKGVMVKEDGIEVSSESEEKFIPIKKKGNKCTVVEPEGKTNNALLKAVVRAHLWKRQLEEGKYRSVKELSTKINIGTRRIQQILRLNYLAPKIKEDIVNGRQPRALKLADLREIPMLWSEQREKFYGSAS encoded by the coding sequence ATGTGTAAAGAGATAAGATGTGCAATATATACGAGAAAGTCAAATGAGGATGGTCTAGAACAAAAGTTTAATAGTCTTGATGCGCAACGTGTAGCATGTGAAAAATATATAAAAAGCCGAGAAGGATGGGTAGCATTGGCCAAAAGATACGATGATGGAGGTTTCTCAGGAAAGAATTTAGAAAGACCAGCAATAAAGGAGTTGTTTGAAGATGTAAAGACAGGAGAAGTTGACTGTGTAGTAGTATATACATTAGATAGGCTATCAAGAGAAACAAAAGACAGCATTGAAGTAACGTCATTTTTTAGAAGGCATAGAGTAAATTTTGTAGCAGTAACACAGATATTTGACAATAATACGCCAATGGGAAAGTTCGTGCAAACGGTATTGTCAGGAGCAGCACAGCTAGAAAGAGAAATGATCGTAGAAAGAGTAAAAAACAAAATAGCAACATCAAAAGAGCAAGGGTTATGGATGGGAGGAACTTTACCGCTGGGATATGATGTAAAAGATAAAGAATTAATAATAAATGAAAAAGAAGCAAAAGTGGTAAGGTATATATTTGAAAGATATTTGGAGCTGAAGTCAATGGCAGAGTTGGCAAGGGAATTAAACAGAGAAGGGTACCGGACGAAATCAGATATCTTTAAAAAGGCAATGGTGAGAAGAATAATAACAAATCCAATATATATGGGAAAAATAAGGCATTATGAGAAGCAATATGAGGGAAAGCATGAAGCAATAATAAAAGAGGAAAAATGGCAAAAAGCACAGGAATTGATAAAGAATCAACCATATAGAAAGGTGAAATACGAGGAAGCGCTACTAAAGGGAATAATAAAGTGCAAGGGCTGTGATGTAAATATGACGCTGACCTATGCAAAAAAGGAAAATAAAAGGTACCGATATTATATATGTAATAATCGTTTAGGAGGAAAAGGGTGTGCATCAGTGAGTCGAAGTATAGTAGCAGGAGAAATAGAAAAAGAAGCAATGAAGAAAGCAGAAGATTTATATGAAAAATGGGGAGAAAAAGCAGAAGAGTGGAAAAATTTAAGTTTTGGAAAGCAAAAAGAAGTAGTGAAAAAGTTAATAAAGGGAGTAATGGTTAAGGAAGATGGAATAGAAGTGAGTTCTGAATCAGAGGAAAAGTTTATACCAATAAAGAAGAAAGGAAATAAATGCACGGTAGTAGAACCAGAAGGTAAAACAAACAATGCGCTACTGAAAGCAGTGGTAAGAGCTCACTTGTGGAAACGGCAACTAGAAGAGGGAAAATATAGAAGTGTAAAGGAACTGAGTACTAAAATTAATATAGGTACAAGACGTATACAGCAAATTTTGAGATTAAATTATTTAGCTCCAAAAATAAAGGAAGACATAGTAAATGGGAGACAGCCAAGAGCCTTGAAGCTAGCTGATTTGAGAGAAATACCGATGCTATGGAGTGAGCAAAGGGAGAAATTTTACGGCTCAGCGTCGTAA
- a CDS encoding ankyrin repeat domain-containing protein: MLKFGKKEESLLENSYKNIYARDKNGRTALHYAVEVKTVELLVEKGANVNATDIGGYTALHLAVTEKRLETVRELIKSGANINAEEYGNKCTPLHLACMVEKVEIVEELVKAGGEIEQADKFGMTAMDYAKNSKEITEVLKKETDRIEKLFEQQSGKSSMRG, from the coding sequence ATGTTAAAGTTTGGTAAGAAAGAGGAGTCACTATTAGAGAACTCATATAAAAATATTTATGCAAGAGACAAGAATGGAAGAACAGCTCTACATTATGCAGTAGAGGTAAAAACAGTGGAGTTATTAGTCGAAAAAGGAGCGAATGTGAATGCAACAGATATAGGAGGATATACAGCACTACACCTAGCGGTAACGGAGAAACGCCTAGAAACCGTGAGAGAATTGATAAAGTCAGGAGCAAATATAAATGCGGAAGAATATGGAAATAAATGCACTCCATTGCACCTTGCATGTATGGTGGAGAAAGTGGAAATAGTAGAAGAGTTAGTGAAAGCTGGAGGAGAAATAGAGCAAGCGGATAAATTTGGAATGACAGCGATGGATTATGCGAAAAATAGTAAAGAGATAACCGAGGTATTAAAGAAAGAAACAGACAGAATTGAAAAGTTATTTGAACAGCAAAGTGGGAAATCTTCTATGAGAGGCTAA